In Clostridia bacterium, the following proteins share a genomic window:
- a CDS encoding 2Fe-2S iron-sulfur cluster-binding protein, whose amino-acid sequence MPDEKIQGGGTTATADDAGANTVRVTFLPDNKTAEFEYGKLDYKEHGKPQSILDIALNCGVKLDHACGGNCACTTCHVVVRKGKELLSDLEDDEADRLDMAADLQLDSRLGCQAQIIKPGEVVVEIPAWNRNYVSEEH is encoded by the coding sequence ATGCCTGACGAAAAAATACAGGGCGGCGGAACTACGGCGACAGCCGACGACGCAGGCGCGAACACGGTTCGCGTAACATTTTTGCCCGACAACAAGACGGCGGAATTCGAATACGGCAAACTCGACTACAAGGAACATGGCAAGCCGCAATCCATTCTCGATATCGCTTTGAACTGTGGGGTAAAACTCGACCACGCCTGCGGTGGAAACTGCGCATGCACGACTTGCCACGTGGTGGTGCGAAAAGGCAAAGAGCTGCTGAGCGACCTGGAGGATGACGAGGCTGACCGCCTCGACATGGCCGCCGACCTGCAGCTCGACTCGCGCCTCGGGTGCCAGGCGCAAATCATCAAGCCTGGCGAAGTCGTCGTCGAGATTCCCGCGTGGAATCGCAACTACGTTTCCGAAGAACACTGA
- the iscX gene encoding Fe-S cluster assembly protein IscX: protein MAAELRWDDTEDLALMLTDKFPEQNPLEVRFTDLHRMVTELPTFVDDPKASNEGKLEAIQMAWYEEWQDRQE, encoded by the coding sequence ATGGCTGCCGAGTTACGCTGGGACGATACGGAAGATCTCGCGCTGATGCTGACCGACAAGTTCCCGGAACAGAATCCTCTCGAGGTGCGCTTCACGGACCTGCACCGCATGGTTACAGAGTTGCCCACATTCGTCGATGACCCAAAGGCCTCGAACGAGGGCAAACTCGAAGCCATCCAGATGGCGTGGTACGAAGAGTGGCAGGACAGGCAGGAATAG